The Solibacillus sp. FSL R7-0682 genome includes a window with the following:
- a CDS encoding AAA family ATPase: protein MPKQLQLIQQKLNERFFDREEEIEALITAILSKQHLLFIGPAGTGKSELSSMLGHIVEESHYFQHLLTPFSTPEELFGVLSLKDLELGLYKRNIKNMLPEAHFAFIDEIFKANSAILNSLLTIINERVYYNNGIPIPCPLITIVGSSNEYIEEGEGLEALFDRFLLRYEVNYIRQQDDFIAMLKNQSYVEIPKLSLVELYEHQEKVSRVFISDALYKTLAKIRQALHDAGIRPSDRRFKQALSILKAKAYLAGRVVVLNVDLNILKNILWDTIEQKKKTEEIINEIAFDTVDTFIDRTTSEFDLILLNAQNLLIRNTPVARSQLSELLMQGKTLFIEVQNMNRQLPNRPELQNLKMDMHKRLLQMTSKVIGF, encoded by the coding sequence ATGCCAAAACAATTACAACTCATCCAGCAAAAATTAAATGAACGTTTTTTTGATAGGGAAGAAGAAATTGAAGCATTAATAACAGCTATTCTTTCCAAGCAGCACCTTCTGTTTATTGGTCCAGCAGGAACTGGGAAAAGTGAATTGTCCTCAATGCTAGGACACATTGTAGAAGAAAGCCATTATTTTCAACATTTACTTACCCCATTTAGTACACCAGAGGAACTATTTGGCGTGCTGTCTTTAAAGGACTTAGAACTAGGGCTATATAAACGAAATATAAAAAATATGTTGCCAGAAGCTCATTTTGCGTTTATTGATGAAATTTTTAAAGCGAACTCAGCTATTTTAAATTCGTTATTAACAATAATTAATGAGCGGGTTTATTACAATAATGGTATACCAATCCCATGTCCATTAATAACGATAGTGGGCTCTTCTAATGAATATATTGAAGAAGGGGAAGGTCTAGAAGCTTTATTTGATCGATTTTTATTACGTTATGAAGTGAATTATATTCGACAACAAGATGACTTTATCGCAATGTTAAAAAATCAAAGTTATGTAGAGATTCCTAAATTGTCATTAGTTGAGTTATATGAACATCAAGAGAAGGTGTCACGTGTTTTCATATCGGATGCACTTTACAAAACACTTGCAAAAATTCGTCAGGCTTTACACGATGCTGGGATTCGTCCGTCAGATCGCCGTTTTAAGCAAGCGCTATCGATATTAAAAGCAAAGGCATACTTAGCTGGACGAGTAGTAGTGCTCAATGTTGACCTAAACATCCTTAAAAATATTTTATGGGATACGATTGAGCAAAAGAAAAAAACAGAGGAAATTATAAATGAAATTGCTTTTGATACAGTAGATACCTTTATTGATCGGACAACTTCTGAGTTTGATCTCATCCTATTAAATGCGCAAAATTTACTCATACGAAATACACCCGTTGCACGCAGTCAATTAAGTGAGCTTCTCATGCAAGGCAAAACGTTATTTATTGAAGTACAAAATATGAATCGCCAATTACCGAATCGCCCAGAATTACAAAACTTAAAAATGGACATGCATAAACGTTT